The segment TCAGCCGGTGATCGTCAGCACGATCCCGATCAGCACGCCGACGACGGCGGGCAGCTTCTGCCGCCAGTTCGGTTCGCCGAACAGAAGCACGCCGCCGGCGAACGCGACCAGCGTGCTGCCGCGGCGGAAACTGGAGACCAGCGAGACCAGCGCCTCGGGATCGCGCAGCGCGTTGAAGTAAACGAAGTCGGCGACCAGCAGCGCGAGCGACATATAAAGGATGCTCGGGCGCCAGTGGAATTCGTGGCGCGGCCACCAGCGGCGCTTCCAACCGATGGCCAGCGGCAGGAAGAGCAGCACGAGATAGATCGAGAACCACGCCTGCACGGTCGATGCCGCGAAACCGTGGCGGCCGAGCAGAAACTTGTCATAGAGCGCACTGGCGGCGTTGATGAGGGTGCCAACGATCAGCAGCCAGATCCAGCGGTTGCGATGAAAGTGAATCCCCTCCTTGGCGCCGGCGGCGGAGAGACCGAAGAACGATCCGAGTGTGATGACGATGCCGAGCGTCTCGAGCCATGATGGACGTTCACCCAGGACGATCAGCGCACCGATCAACGTCCACACGGGGCCCGTGGCGCGGATCGGCGAGGCGAGGGTGACGGGCAGGTGTTTCAGCGCGAAGTAGGAAAAGGTCCACGCGCCGGTGACGATTGCGGACTTGGCCAGCAGGAGCAGGTGTTGGTGAAACGTCAGCGGCTCCACGACGAGTGCAGCGGGGAGCGCGCCGGGAGCGAGCGATTGCACCGCGAGCAGAACGGACCAGATCGACGCGCTGCAGACG is part of the Opitutus terrae PB90-1 genome and harbors:
- a CDS encoding DMT family transporter is translated as MHWIAASLISAFFLGWYELSTKHAVRDNAVLIVLLFANVCSASIWSVLLAVQSLAPGALPAALVVEPLTFHQHLLLLAKSAIVTGAWTFSYFALKHLPVTLASPIRATGPVWTLIGALIVLGERPSWLETLGIVITLGSFFGLSAAGAKEGIHFHRNRWIWLLIVGTLINAASALYDKFLLGRHGFAASTVQAWFSIYLVLLFLPLAIGWKRRWWPRHEFHWRPSILYMSLALLVADFVYFNALRDPEALVSLVSSFRRGSTLVAFAGGVLLFGEPNWRQKLPAVVGVLIGIVLTITG